A single Myxococcales bacterium DNA region contains:
- a CDS encoding DUF465 domain-containing protein codes for MGNAQSAKTERTEDTNDEVQKLREQHGELKKQLETLNRHICLTPAEQLESARLKKEKLLLKDRIAALGGSV; via the coding sequence ATGGGGAACGCGCAGAGCGCGAAAACCGAACGAACGGAAGACACCAACGATGAAGTGCAGAAGCTTCGGGAACAGCACGGCGAGCTCAAAAAGCAGCTCGAAACGCTGAACCGGCACATCTGCCTCACCCCTGCCGAGCAACTCGAAAGCGCTCGTTTGAAAAAAGAGAAGCTCTTGCTCAAGGATCGCATAGCGGCCTTGGGTGGCTCGGTCTGA
- the rseP gene encoding RIP metalloprotease RseP, with amino-acid sequence MTLGFWVAAAVLLLGVLILVHELGHFLFAKIFGVKVLRFSLGFGPKLLAFNAGGTEYRLSLVPLGGYVRLLGEDPGETVPEIDEDRTLLSKPLWQRYAVVVAGPAFNLLLPIFIYFVHFFGHATVLPPTIGTVLPHMPAAEAGLLPGDHVEAIDGEPIASWEELENTIAENPDETLRLLIKRDTHREERDLRPIKLERRGAFRFRETVGLVGISPRFHLPETGILDLSSPAAQAGLRTFDLVTSVNGKPVTYWAELERAVRNVGASPLRLTYLRGAQSALPFAHVGVQSPGTAVVIPRPVFLEAGKRNYETGLLSSELFVYAVEPGSPADKIGIRHGDQLLTLDEEPILHWAQLAQKLASAPSRRFTITWVSPGGTHHASTFKQELRPPVDAYRRGEDRLVFGAESRRAWRTADPVPIKNRFTYAVNHAFTRTGQLVVAMGQGFFEIVRGRVPLSSLGGPITIGYVAGVAAEQGLDQYLWLLALLSINIGLLNFLPVPILDGGLLVFFTIELLKGRPPSRRAREVASYVGLAAVVVLMAFALKNDVVRFLLE; translated from the coding sequence ATGACGCTCGGGTTCTGGGTCGCAGCAGCCGTGCTCCTTCTGGGGGTGCTCATCCTCGTTCACGAGCTTGGACACTTCCTCTTTGCGAAGATTTTTGGCGTGAAGGTGCTGCGTTTTTCCTTGGGCTTCGGACCCAAGTTGCTCGCCTTCAACGCGGGCGGAACGGAGTACCGGCTCTCCCTCGTGCCGCTCGGCGGCTACGTGCGCTTGCTGGGGGAAGATCCCGGAGAGACGGTCCCCGAGATCGATGAAGATCGCACCCTCTTGTCGAAGCCTCTGTGGCAACGCTACGCCGTGGTGGTCGCGGGCCCCGCGTTCAACCTGCTTTTGCCGATCTTCATCTACTTCGTCCACTTCTTTGGCCACGCCACCGTGCTGCCGCCCACGATCGGCACGGTCCTTCCTCACATGCCCGCGGCCGAAGCGGGCCTGCTGCCTGGTGACCACGTCGAGGCGATCGATGGCGAACCCATTGCCTCGTGGGAAGAGCTCGAGAACACGATCGCCGAGAACCCCGACGAGACGCTTCGCTTGCTGATCAAGCGCGACACCCACCGCGAAGAGCGAGACCTACGCCCCATCAAGCTCGAACGGCGAGGCGCCTTTCGGTTTCGCGAAACGGTCGGCCTGGTGGGGATCTCGCCTCGCTTCCATCTTCCAGAGACGGGCATCCTCGATCTGTCCTCGCCTGCGGCCCAGGCTGGGCTTCGCACCTTCGATCTGGTCACGTCGGTCAACGGCAAGCCCGTGACTTACTGGGCGGAGCTCGAGCGGGCGGTTCGCAACGTGGGGGCTTCACCGCTGCGGCTCACGTACCTGCGGGGCGCGCAATCGGCCCTGCCCTTCGCCCACGTGGGCGTGCAATCACCCGGCACGGCCGTGGTCATTCCCCGCCCCGTCTTCCTCGAGGCCGGCAAGCGCAACTACGAAACGGGGCTCCTGTCTTCGGAGCTCTTCGTTTATGCCGTCGAGCCGGGCAGCCCGGCCGACAAGATCGGCATTCGCCATGGCGATCAGCTTCTCACGCTCGATGAAGAGCCCATTTTGCACTGGGCGCAGCTCGCACAGAAGCTGGCCTCCGCACCTTCGCGCCGCTTCACGATCACGTGGGTGTCCCCGGGTGGCACCCACCACGCATCCACCTTCAAACAAGAGCTGCGGCCCCCCGTCGACGCGTACCGCCGCGGAGAGGATCGCCTGGTGTTCGGCGCTGAAAGCCGGCGCGCCTGGCGCACGGCCGATCCCGTCCCCATCAAGAACCGCTTTACCTACGCCGTGAACCACGCCTTCACCCGAACGGGGCAGCTCGTGGTCGCGATGGGACAAGGGTTCTTCGAGATCGTCCGGGGCCGTGTCCCGCTCTCGAGCCTGGGCGGCCCCATCACGATAGGCTACGTGGCCGGCGTTGCGGCAGAACAGGGGCTCGACCAGTATCTTTGGCTCTTGGCCCTGCTCTCGATCAACATTGGCCTGCTCAACTTCTTGCCCGTACCCATCCTCGACGGCGGCTTGTTGGTGTTCTTCACGATCGAGCTTCTCAAAGGGCGACCGCCTTCGCGGCGCGCCCGTGAAGTGGCCTCATACGTGGGGCTGGCCGCGGTGGTGGTCTTGATGGCCTTTGCCCTGAAGAACGACGTGGTTCGCTTCTTGCTCGAGTAG
- a CDS encoding tetratricopeptide repeat protein, translating to MPLPAWAVLAVLACQTACVREGEQLEAKGNLLLRQRSVAGALQCFRAAAKARPNDHRTWLRLGHALFHAQRFSEAETAYARARTQAPDPCEAERSLAQLLVRVGRVADAEAALFSCLTRKPLDHDARQALGLIRLERGDLASAAAAFDAVLETRPRHAAALYARGRVALHQGQLGQAEDLFDRLTRAFPRRPYGAYGRALVASRRGAWDTACEALEEARARGLGRAGLVRARADRQFGSLDRLRCLAPPRGEG from the coding sequence ATGCCACTGCCAGCGTGGGCGGTGTTGGCCGTGCTGGCGTGTCAAACGGCCTGCGTCAGGGAAGGCGAGCAGCTCGAAGCGAAAGGCAACCTGCTTCTACGGCAGCGCAGCGTGGCAGGGGCGCTCCAGTGTTTTCGAGCGGCGGCGAAGGCCCGTCCGAACGACCACCGCACTTGGCTTCGCCTTGGCCACGCCCTCTTTCACGCGCAGCGCTTCTCGGAAGCCGAGACCGCTTACGCACGCGCACGGACGCAGGCACCCGATCCGTGCGAAGCGGAGCGATCCCTGGCTCAGCTTCTCGTACGTGTCGGACGAGTGGCCGACGCCGAAGCGGCTCTGTTCTCCTGCTTGACGCGGAAGCCGCTCGACCACGACGCCCGCCAGGCCCTTGGCCTGATTCGTCTCGAGCGGGGCGACCTGGCCTCCGCGGCCGCCGCGTTCGACGCCGTCCTGGAGACGCGCCCCCGCCACGCCGCCGCCTTGTACGCGCGGGGACGCGTTGCGCTTCACCAAGGCCAGCTCGGACAAGCCGAGGATCTCTTCGACCGCCTCACGCGGGCGTTCCCCCGCCGCCCCTACGGTGCTTACGGACGCGCCCTCGTCGCGTCCCGGCGTGGGGCCTGGGACACCGCCTGTGAAGCTCTCGAGGAAGCCCGCGCGCGAGGCCTGGGACGCGCGGGCCTCGTACGGGCGCGCGCCGACCGCCAATTTGGTTCGCTCGATCGCCTCCGCTGTCTCGCGCCGCCCCGGGGTGAGGGATGA
- a CDS encoding response regulator, whose product MADRTLLCVEPDEATLATIREALASHGFQITNITNGEEAVAWGRQHQPSLVIVSVEPRKVGYAICNKFKRSPELKDIPLILISGEETPQQLEQHRKLKVKANEYLVKPFSPQELVDKVSEVFALDEAGGFGKSDVVAMGEGDDDDLLLSSDVLEEIPIGDGDIVEDDPEGNTAEVVMEAEDYEGGDFSPGATRALDAGALDVFDAETDAAFAAIQREASAAAPGPAPWGSGGASSWNAQPEPEDDLREDEVEDALAKLSESATRAGGALDGGNLFAATQMPTRALGPDEVDVGAEAEFSGFEGSSVDAASRVPTSRPATPLPPSLPRPPSPFDDDDDEPTGGPILAMEAAPGEASPAYPAFELPGFALSDSQGADPGPAAADESGGELAPIFPDAPLGYVPQTSELASSDEAARLRDELAALEPLRQQWEPLRNQLAAAESELEALREERAAHEAVKAELHELRLDRDRVIAERDQLSREVDDIKSRPQAPGSARDREILSLREVINKKERDLLDLRDQLDGKERQILDHKDRIRENERARRDMEDKNLALERALMEANERVEAVTSDKQKGVEREKALKARLDDAHVEIQKAHDEVETLKKRGAATEERLRTEMDRLRGELEGRILEMEDTHRNELAQAAEERAHAEGALEQEHHDALSRMRVAHAAELESTQRKAADDLAALDDRLQGELVRLRKDHDKSVASLKEEHTLQLAAEREAHQTALDAKERDHRNEILGMRRRQEDELRAAEERRQRELADADMRFKVELDAAENRRRGDLQIRDEQHNSQVAEMDRRHFEQKTQAAERHRAEMDDALARVARAEGDLAARTEELSEAHRRMGGLEADLDAARADLRDREVKLSQANLKLLEVENKNTQYEEQIMRSYQRMRSDDKTIDKAKRALAVALSLLEERGLAQGAVSSVVSPVQEHSTATGLEAVGQEPVEPEDVETPIIIDATGEGGAS is encoded by the coding sequence ATGGCTGATCGCACCCTCCTCTGTGTAGAGCCCGACGAAGCGACTCTGGCGACCATCCGGGAAGCTCTCGCATCCCACGGGTTCCAGATCACGAACATCACCAACGGCGAAGAGGCCGTGGCTTGGGGCCGCCAGCACCAGCCCAGCCTCGTCATCGTTTCGGTGGAACCACGCAAGGTGGGCTATGCCATCTGCAACAAGTTCAAGCGAAGTCCGGAGCTGAAGGACATTCCCCTCATCCTGATCTCGGGCGAAGAGACGCCTCAACAGCTCGAGCAGCACCGCAAGCTGAAGGTGAAAGCGAACGAGTACCTCGTGAAACCGTTTTCGCCCCAGGAGCTGGTCGACAAGGTGTCGGAGGTGTTCGCGTTGGACGAGGCGGGCGGATTCGGCAAGAGCGACGTCGTGGCCATGGGCGAGGGTGACGACGACGATCTGCTGCTCTCATCGGACGTGCTCGAGGAGATCCCCATCGGCGACGGAGACATCGTGGAAGACGATCCCGAAGGCAACACGGCCGAGGTTGTGATGGAGGCCGAAGACTACGAAGGCGGAGACTTTTCGCCAGGTGCTACGCGGGCGCTGGATGCCGGCGCCCTCGATGTCTTCGACGCCGAAACGGACGCAGCATTCGCCGCCATTCAACGGGAAGCCTCGGCAGCGGCGCCCGGTCCCGCGCCCTGGGGCAGTGGCGGCGCTTCGTCGTGGAACGCGCAACCTGAACCCGAAGACGACTTGCGGGAGGACGAAGTCGAGGACGCCCTGGCGAAGCTCTCCGAGTCCGCGACCCGCGCGGGCGGCGCACTCGATGGCGGAAATCTCTTCGCAGCCACCCAAATGCCCACACGGGCCTTGGGCCCTGACGAGGTCGACGTAGGCGCCGAGGCCGAGTTTTCGGGTTTCGAGGGATCGTCCGTGGATGCGGCGAGCCGGGTGCCCACGTCGCGGCCTGCCACGCCTCTGCCCCCCTCCCTCCCCCGTCCTCCGTCGCCCTTCGACGACGACGACGACGAACCCACGGGCGGACCCATCCTGGCGATGGAGGCCGCCCCGGGCGAGGCAAGCCCCGCGTACCCCGCCTTCGAGCTGCCAGGCTTTGCGTTGTCAGACTCCCAGGGCGCCGACCCCGGCCCCGCCGCGGCGGACGAGTCCGGAGGCGAACTTGCCCCGATCTTCCCGGACGCGCCGCTCGGGTACGTCCCCCAAACCTCCGAGCTCGCCTCCTCGGACGAAGCGGCGCGTCTGCGGGACGAGCTTGCAGCGCTCGAACCTCTTCGCCAGCAATGGGAGCCCCTCCGGAACCAGCTGGCTGCCGCCGAGAGCGAGCTCGAAGCGCTCCGGGAGGAGCGCGCGGCTCACGAGGCGGTCAAGGCGGAGCTTCACGAGCTGCGCCTCGATCGTGATCGCGTGATCGCGGAGCGCGACCAACTCTCGCGCGAGGTGGACGACATCAAGAGCCGTCCACAAGCCCCCGGTTCGGCACGCGACCGCGAGATCCTGAGCCTGCGCGAGGTGATCAACAAAAAAGAGCGCGACCTGCTCGACCTGCGCGATCAACTCGACGGCAAAGAGCGGCAGATCCTCGACCACAAGGATCGCATCCGGGAAAACGAACGCGCCCGGCGCGACATGGAGGACAAGAATCTCGCCCTCGAGCGAGCCTTGATGGAGGCCAACGAGCGGGTCGAAGCGGTCACCTCTGACAAACAAAAAGGGGTCGAGCGCGAAAAGGCCCTCAAGGCACGGCTCGACGATGCCCACGTCGAGATTCAAAAGGCCCACGACGAAGTCGAAACGCTGAAAAAGCGCGGCGCCGCCACCGAAGAGCGGCTCCGGACCGAGATGGATCGGCTTCGCGGAGAACTCGAGGGCCGGATCCTCGAGATGGAGGACACGCACCGCAACGAGCTCGCTCAGGCAGCCGAAGAGCGGGCTCATGCCGAGGGCGCCCTCGAGCAAGAGCACCACGACGCCCTCAGCCGCATGCGGGTGGCCCACGCGGCCGAGCTGGAGAGCACGCAGCGTAAGGCGGCTGATGACCTCGCTGCGCTCGACGATCGCCTGCAGGGCGAGCTCGTCCGCCTGCGCAAGGACCACGACAAGTCCGTGGCGTCCCTCAAGGAAGAGCACACGCTGCAGCTCGCCGCCGAGCGGGAGGCCCACCAGACCGCACTCGACGCCAAAGAGCGCGACCACCGCAACGAGATCCTCGGCATGCGGCGCCGCCAGGAAGACGAGCTGCGTGCTGCCGAGGAGCGCCGCCAACGAGAGCTCGCGGACGCGGACATGCGATTCAAGGTCGAGCTGGATGCGGCAGAAAACCGCCGCCGCGGCGACCTTCAGATTCGCGACGAGCAGCACAATTCCCAGGTGGCGGAGATGGACCGCCGCCACTTCGAGCAAAAGACCCAAGCCGCCGAACGCCACCGGGCGGAGATGGACGATGCCCTCGCCCGCGTGGCCCGGGCCGAGGGAGACTTGGCAGCTCGCACGGAAGAGCTTTCAGAGGCACACCGGCGCATGGGAGGTCTCGAAGCCGACCTCGACGCCGCCCGCGCCGACCTCCGCGATCGCGAGGTCAAGCTCTCTCAGGCCAACCTCAAGCTGCTCGAGGTGGAAAACAAGAACACGCAATACGAAGAGCAGATCATGCGCTCGTACCAGCGCATGCGCAGCGACGACAAGACCATCGACAAGGCCAAACGAGCCCTGGCCGTGGCCTTGTCTCTGCTCGAAGAGCGCGGACTGGCCCAGGGGGCAGTCTCCTCGGTCGTTTCGCCCGTGCAGGAGCACAGCACGGCCACGGGTCTCGAAGCGGTGGGGCAAGAGCCCGTTGAACCCGAAGACGTCGAAACACCCATCATCATCGACGCCACAGGGGAAGGGGGCGCGAGCTGA
- a CDS encoding DUF1285 domain-containing protein codes for MPPSSKPEMSAAQLERLRQSGLRIDAEGRFWHEGALVEHEGTRRAFSRWLDRLAEPDGRYILRLDETRYAYVDVDDTPLVVRTLRWIEPDPRPLLSLSDGTEERLDPASLTFDDGGVLRTWVRAGRLEARLSTAATSALAAVIDMHGDEPVLRLPGQARHPLRRRQR; via the coding sequence ATGCCACCTTCTTCGAAGCCAGAGATGTCCGCTGCCCAGCTTGAGCGGCTGAGGCAGTCGGGGCTTCGTATCGATGCCGAGGGGCGTTTCTGGCATGAAGGGGCGCTCGTCGAGCACGAAGGTACACGGCGGGCGTTCTCACGCTGGCTCGATCGGCTCGCCGAACCCGATGGGCGCTATATCCTCCGTCTCGACGAAACGCGATACGCCTACGTCGACGTGGACGACACGCCGTTGGTGGTCCGCACGCTTCGGTGGATCGAACCAGACCCACGGCCTCTCCTGTCGCTTTCGGATGGCACCGAAGAAAGGCTCGATCCCGCATCCCTGACCTTCGACGACGGGGGTGTGTTGCGTACCTGGGTGAGAGCGGGACGTCTCGAAGCTCGGCTCTCGACCGCGGCCACGAGTGCGCTGGCCGCAGTCATCGACATGCACGGCGACGAGCCGGTGCTTCGCCTGCCAGGGCAAGCCCGCCACCCTCTCCGCCGGCGCCAACGGTAG
- the tsaB gene encoding tRNA (adenosine(37)-N6)-threonylcarbamoyltransferase complex dimerization subunit type 1 TsaB, with amino-acid sequence MPALAIETSTRTARVALVDARGEMTGEATRTADRHSANLLAMCDELFRAAGLTPRDLRLITCGAGPGSFTGLRVGLAIAKGLALPFGTPLVMISSLEILAHDLAEAAPSSEQLLPLLDAGKGELHAQLFVRRAGALAAEGAAWRLTPPSLVAHLQANPLLVAGGPGADRFTELTNALPASALLSGLAGPRARTLFGRAIEAARRGDLADVARAAPVYGRLPDITQPRQRPP; translated from the coding sequence GTGCCGGCTCTCGCGATCGAGACCTCGACACGAACGGCGCGCGTTGCGCTCGTCGATGCACGGGGCGAGATGACTGGCGAGGCCACACGAACCGCAGATCGTCATTCGGCCAACCTGCTGGCGATGTGCGACGAGCTGTTCCGCGCCGCAGGGCTGACGCCGCGCGATCTCCGGCTCATCACCTGTGGGGCAGGACCAGGCAGCTTCACCGGGCTTCGGGTGGGCCTGGCGATTGCCAAAGGCCTTGCGCTCCCGTTTGGAACGCCCCTCGTCATGATCTCGTCGCTCGAGATCCTGGCGCACGATCTGGCGGAAGCGGCGCCCTCGTCCGAGCAGCTGCTGCCGCTGCTCGATGCCGGAAAGGGTGAGCTGCACGCGCAGCTCTTCGTGCGTCGCGCGGGCGCCCTCGCAGCCGAAGGTGCGGCGTGGCGCCTCACGCCCCCTTCGCTGGTGGCGCACCTCCAGGCCAACCCCCTCTTGGTGGCGGGAGGGCCGGGGGCCGACCGGTTTACCGAACTGACCAACGCGCTACCCGCCTCTGCGCTTTTGTCCGGCCTCGCCGGACCCCGCGCCCGCACCCTCTTCGGCCGCGCCATCGAAGCGGCTCGGCGCGGCGATCTGGCTGACGTGGCGCGCGCAGCCCCCGTCTATGGCCGCTTGCCCGACATCACGCAGCCCCGGCAGCGCCCCCCCTGA
- a CDS encoding HAMP domain-containing protein, with product MKAWRRLWPGRFEWKQLGATAFVGALSVSTAGYALQFALRGFSELARLHQQETGEAATQAAEVFRAYFMDRKEDFRREAEVLAGMRPSRMGQFSEVDGLLRARLIRGNETLDAWEAPEATRERMRESPPLLAEVPLSYGEELPQKVLELTFGIPGGMYTNFLELRQAMDREQQMHRAFEAAVPEVLKEYFSFVIAVLVFPPLLGLWMARRTTKRVARLREAARRVGEGDLSVKVAPRGKDELDELGRAFDAMVAELIEARSRLEYMQKVAAWQEVARRLAHEIKNPLTPIQLAVQELVSKYAGDDARYRRLLDTADEILREEITSLRRLVDDFSAFAKLSRAEPVPVDVAALAQDFARQHPEWQPYIEVEVPNQNVLGLVDKVLFRRVLSNLVENAVQAAEGTGRVPKVRLRVEPAGARPRLAVVVEDNGPGVPLPERQRIFDPYITHKEGGTGLGLAIVRKILIDHGGDITVGDAEPDLGGARFEVRVPVAT from the coding sequence ATGAAGGCTTGGCGCAGGCTGTGGCCGGGACGCTTCGAGTGGAAGCAGCTTGGCGCAACGGCGTTCGTAGGGGCATTGTCCGTGAGCACGGCCGGGTACGCCTTGCAGTTTGCGTTGCGTGGGTTCTCCGAACTTGCGCGTTTGCATCAGCAAGAAACCGGAGAAGCGGCAACCCAAGCTGCCGAAGTGTTCCGGGCCTACTTCATGGACCGCAAGGAAGACTTTCGGCGTGAAGCGGAGGTATTGGCGGGCATGAGGCCCTCGCGTATGGGGCAGTTCTCCGAGGTCGATGGCTTGCTACGGGCGCGGCTCATACGGGGCAACGAAACGCTCGACGCGTGGGAAGCTCCCGAGGCCACACGTGAACGCATGCGTGAATCACCTCCTCTCTTGGCCGAGGTGCCGCTGTCTTACGGCGAGGAGCTTCCCCAAAAGGTTCTCGAGCTGACGTTTGGCATTCCAGGCGGCATGTACACCAACTTTCTCGAGTTGCGTCAGGCGATGGATCGAGAACAGCAGATGCACCGAGCCTTCGAGGCCGCGGTGCCCGAAGTGCTCAAGGAGTACTTCTCGTTCGTGATCGCCGTGCTCGTGTTTCCTCCCTTGCTCGGCTTGTGGATGGCCCGCCGAACGACCAAGCGCGTGGCCCGCCTTCGTGAAGCCGCCCGCCGGGTGGGCGAAGGAGACCTGTCTGTAAAGGTCGCGCCAAGGGGCAAGGATGAGCTCGACGAACTCGGCCGAGCCTTCGACGCGATGGTCGCCGAGCTCATCGAGGCGCGTTCACGCCTCGAGTACATGCAGAAGGTGGCGGCTTGGCAGGAGGTCGCCCGGCGGCTTGCACACGAGATCAAGAACCCGCTCACCCCGATTCAATTGGCCGTGCAGGAGCTCGTGTCGAAGTACGCCGGGGACGATGCCCGGTACCGCAGGCTGCTCGACACGGCCGATGAAATCTTGCGCGAGGAGATCACGTCTTTGCGGCGCCTCGTAGATGACTTCTCCGCGTTCGCGAAGCTGTCCCGGGCCGAGCCCGTGCCCGTGGACGTTGCCGCTCTCGCTCAGGACTTCGCGCGACAGCACCCCGAGTGGCAGCCGTACATCGAGGTGGAGGTGCCGAACCAAAACGTCCTGGGCCTCGTGGACAAGGTGCTCTTTCGTCGGGTGCTCTCGAACCTGGTGGAGAACGCCGTGCAGGCGGCCGAAGGGACCGGACGCGTGCCGAAGGTGCGCTTGCGGGTCGAACCTGCGGGGGCGCGCCCTCGCCTGGCCGTCGTGGTGGAAGACAACGGTCCTGGTGTGCCGCTGCCGGAGCGTCAGCGCATCTTCGATCCCTACATCACCCATAAAGAGGGTGGGACGGGGCTGGGGCTCGCGATCGTACGAAAGATATTGATCGACCATGGCGGCGACATCACGGTGGGTGATGCGGAACCCGATCTGGGCGGCGCCCGCTTCGAGGTGCGTGTGCCCGTGGCCACCTGA
- the hflX gene encoding GTPase HflX: MSRESARGLTGHLAGLKASELGALERIYRRHIPPHEVVTDELAGYVCKLSRDMQRQVGLLANRRGDIEHVFVGDASKLMLPDFGRLRAGRGRFRGLRLVHTHLRNEPLSRDDLVDLALLRLDLVAAIGVTNDGRPADLHLAHLLPPTEADQTPWQVLPATPFHRTQIDAEALVTALESEFERVAPSSRSTTGQDRALLVIVEAGRKLHRDGSSMTLSQRQAELEELCRTAGVEVRGVVTQRRAEADPKYLVGRGKLEDVLVRGMQVDASVLVFDPELTPGQAHAIGAFTDIKVIDRTMLILDIFAQRAKSRDGKLQVELAQLKYMLPRLQEKDTMMSRLTGGIGGRGPGETKLEINRRRARERIHRLEQEIDKYGQQRIARRQVRTERGLPVVAIVGYTNAGKSTLLNALTQSDVLAEDKLFATLDPTTRRLRFPREREIIIADTVGFIRDLPQDLARAFRATLEELAEADLLLHVVDASDDKREQQIAAVERILGELGYGETPRLMVFNKRDRLTPEARDVVSQLTGVVGISALEPETARPLLEAIEAKLWAGAMAQAVPPPP; this comes from the coding sequence CTGAGTCGCGAAAGCGCTCGCGGTCTTACCGGGCATCTCGCGGGCCTCAAGGCCAGCGAACTCGGCGCCCTCGAACGAATCTACCGTCGCCACATTCCTCCCCACGAGGTTGTCACCGATGAGCTTGCGGGCTATGTCTGCAAGCTGTCCCGTGACATGCAGCGGCAGGTGGGCTTGCTGGCCAACCGCCGCGGCGACATCGAACACGTCTTCGTGGGCGATGCCTCGAAGCTGATGCTGCCCGACTTCGGGCGTCTCCGCGCGGGACGGGGCCGGTTCCGGGGCTTGCGCCTCGTTCACACACACCTGCGCAACGAACCGCTTTCACGCGACGACTTGGTGGACTTGGCCCTTCTGCGCCTGGACCTCGTGGCCGCCATCGGCGTGACCAACGACGGACGTCCCGCCGACCTGCATCTGGCACACCTTCTGCCCCCCACCGAGGCCGATCAGACCCCCTGGCAGGTGTTACCGGCCACCCCCTTCCATCGCACCCAGATCGACGCCGAAGCGCTCGTCACCGCGCTGGAAAGCGAATTCGAGCGCGTCGCGCCCAGCAGCCGCAGCACCACGGGCCAGGATCGGGCGTTGCTCGTCATCGTGGAGGCTGGCCGCAAGCTTCACCGCGACGGGTCCAGCATGACCCTGTCTCAGCGCCAAGCCGAGCTGGAAGAACTCTGTCGTACGGCGGGCGTGGAGGTGCGGGGCGTGGTGACGCAGCGGCGTGCCGAAGCCGATCCCAAGTACCTCGTGGGCCGAGGCAAGCTGGAAGACGTTCTCGTCCGTGGCATGCAAGTCGATGCAAGCGTGCTCGTCTTCGATCCCGAGCTGACCCCCGGTCAGGCCCACGCCATCGGTGCCTTCACGGACATCAAGGTCATCGATCGCACCATGCTCATCCTCGACATCTTCGCCCAGCGCGCGAAGAGCCGGGACGGCAAGCTCCAGGTCGAGCTCGCGCAGCTCAAGTACATGCTGCCTCGCCTCCAGGAGAAGGACACCATGATGAGCCGCCTCACGGGCGGGATCGGTGGCCGCGGTCCGGGCGAAACGAAGCTCGAGATCAACCGGCGGCGTGCACGCGAGCGCATTCACCGCCTGGAACAAGAGATCGACAAGTACGGCCAGCAGCGCATCGCGCGGCGGCAGGTACGCACGGAGCGTGGGCTGCCCGTCGTGGCAATCGTGGGGTACACCAACGCGGGCAAGTCCACCCTTCTCAACGCGCTCACGCAAAGCGACGTGTTGGCTGAAGACAAGCTCTTCGCCACCCTCGATCCCACCACGCGGCGGCTGCGCTTCCCCCGGGAGCGTGAGATCATCATCGCGGATACCGTGGGGTTCATTCGCGACTTGCCCCAGGATCTCGCCCGCGCCTTTCGCGCCACGCTGGAGGAGCTCGCCGAGGCCGATCTCTTGCTTCATGTGGTCGACGCCTCCGACGACAAGCGAGAGCAGCAAATCGCCGCGGTCGAGCGCATTCTGGGAGAGCTCGGCTACGGGGAAACACCAAGGCTCATGGTGTTCAACAAGCGGGATCGGCTTACACCGGAGGCGCGGGACGTGGTGTCGCAGCTGACAGGCGTCGTCGGGATCTCGGCGCTCGAGCCCGAGACGGCACGCCCCCTGCTCGAGGCCATCGAGGCCAAGCTCTGGGCGGGTGCGATGGCCCAAGCGGTGCCGCCGCCGCCTTGA